Below is a genomic region from Eupeodes corollae chromosome 1, idEupCoro1.1, whole genome shotgun sequence.
TCGACTTTGAGATTGAATTTGAGACTTCACTGATAAATCAATTGGCTCGTCCTGCAGGCtaatcgtcgttgtcgtcgttgtggTAGTAGTTATCGGCGGCTGCAGAACTGGTGGAAGAATTGGTTTTGATCCATAGGACGTGGGAAACGCAACGAACGGGCTCATTTTCGAACTTAATGCCTTCGGGGAAAATACTTTAAGTGGCTCAACGGAGGAACTTCGAAAGGCTTTCATGAACTGCCGGTCTTCGATTGGACTATCAGGAACACCCCGAATGCTGCTGTTGTCATCGGGATCAGCCGATGATGCACCTGAATCACTCGGTGAACTCAGACGTGGCTCGGATTTTGTATGCGATATGCTGCCTCCACTCCCACTGCCGTTCAGATATTTGGCGGGTAGGAAGAGGTGctgttggttgttgttgttattgttgttgtagtGTTGTTGCGCATGGTGGAGGGGGGTGATGTGAGTGTTGCTGGTGCTGTTGACCGAGAACGGCTGGGGGTGAAAGATTTGCAGTCTTGATAGAGGGATTTGTTTTGTCTTGGTACGTCTGACGTGCCTGCAACTGCTGGTGGATGTGATTGAGTTGTTCCAGATTCGAagtcatttgttgtgaattgtTGGCCAGTGAAGAGCCATGCTGCTGGTGTTGGGATTGTTGCTCTTGCAAGAGACAATGGATTTTGAACCAATTCGATCGACGGCCATAGCGTGAACCGCTTTTTGACATTCCCACGAGGAGGCATTTTCGGAGGCGACACGCTTTGCAGGCGGTACgattctttttgtttatcaCACAATCACCGTTGTTCTTGCATCCGGCTATGGCGGAGATGTTGTTGTAGGTTCGACCGAAAAATGACTGcaaagtgaaaagaaaaaataaaataagtataaataagattttttaaactttttgtttgaatattaatAATAGAAGgacgaatacaaaaaatatgtcaatttgAATCATTTCCAATGTTTTGAGATCAAAAGTTTGGTCTAAAACGTTGGAATTGGGTATTTATCCAAGAAcccaattttgaaaatgatgtcttcaatgtcaaaaaccttattttaacAATCAAAGCTGTAATTTCGAAAAATCAAAGGAGAATAAAATTAGGTgtaagctttaatttttggaCAATATGAAAAGATAAAATGATCTTTGGAAATAATAGCTCTACATTGACcttcttttatatataaataggaAGAATTTATAAATCGTGTGATAATTATGAGATACCTTCATCATTCGAAAAGTCTTTAAATCTTCAAATTAGTTCCTCTTCATTATAAACAAAATCCGCTCTCAAGGTCAATATACAAATTGTAAGAAATAAGCTACacccagtttcttttttttgtgaactAATAGTTGCATAGGGTATTACGCCCTTTTTTCCAATActcaatatacaaaattaacctaacactaattttaataaatcaataggTCCAAAGTATACAAAAGCCCgcattgttataattttttcatcattaatcagaaaaaaaacaaatatttataaaattggaaTGCGGTCAAATATGCTTCGCTCATATGggaatatattaaataaaacttctttaaCCTTCAAAGACTATAATCTATGGTGTTAAGATtattgtcttgtttttttttaaagcggtTACAATAAACTTATAGATAAGGGCCATCCCATCATAGACAAGAAAATTtgattcagtttttaatttataggcGGTAGCTGGCGGTAATTTCTTTAAAGGGTACAAGTTGTAACacctacaaaatgtttttttctttaagtgttATTACTTGAGACTTTTTGTAAAGGCATTTGCATGAAACAAGATTTGATCATTAAAAACTATTGGAAACATGAATCTTTAAAAGATAATAGACATTAGGTACCTACCTTCAGATAAATCTTTGGAGTTCTTAGAATTTTATGAAACTGTATTTGATACAAGATTTGAATTATATTTCACACcattcaaaattaacattttcttaaacggttttttaaagtcttatttGATTTATGCTTCTAGTAtcaatagttaaaattaaataaaaacttaataagtTAAGATAAACGACTCTAAAGTTCTGAAAATACTTTCCCTCTTACGGTATTTTTTTTAGACataattcaaagaaataaaagaaaaaacctttTGGGAAAATATTTGAACTCATATAACACatgaatttaagattttaatcaGAGACTGTAATTGGATCtacaacataaattatttaagagataATTCTTAACCCTTCAAtgatgtgtttttaaaattaaaaaaaaaatgtctttttaaattgataaactaATTTCCACATCTGCTGAGTTTGGAAAACTCACACCTTTGTTGAGAATCTAATTGATCAACGGAGAGCTAAGTGGTTGGCCTGGAGTGGAGCGCGGTTGTatggaaataaataaagttattcaaataaaaaaacatacaattaattttaagaccttttttaattttcaaaatgaccGCTAGGGGTTGTGCATTAGAATTGAAAATcgtaaaaatcgaaaatttaccAAATCACACAGATCCGTTGCAGATGTTCtgtatattcattttttaattgtaaaagaatttttatgcTTTAAAAACCAACCAAAGTGATTTCTAATTTCCATCAttaaattaagagaaaaacaCAAATGGCTcgtcaataatttattttaaataatcttttttggtttcaacattcggaaGTTTTTTTCGAGAAAAGAGTGTGTTCTTTATCAACCCATATCTGTTGCTGAATCCTCGAACTGCTTGGGAGGCCTCGGTGAACCATTTGCCTGCTCCTTCAACTCCTTTTGTGTGgcatgaaaattttgactttaaattttatttgttattgtcGTTTGGCTGACAAAGTTCTTCTGTCATAAAATCCATAACCTATGGAGTTTCATTTAAACAACTTTTCTCTATCTGCCAGAAATCAATAAGTTCGAAATATTCAGCGGCTTCAAAATTAAAGTATCCGTTGTGAGTGAAAACCGGGTCTACTACCTTCTTCAGGTCTTTTGGCAAATATCTTTAGAGTTGAAtggttttatgaaaattttgaaaaaatggaaataaagacttgtatttaatttcaaaccACATCACAGCATAAActtaacaaataaattgaacGATATGCTGTAATGGCTCTTCTTGTAAAGAAAcataagctcttaaaaaatagtcaaaataaAGACAGaaaaaggaggctgggatgcgacccacactgataacttcccatcccgtctgtcgatttgtcttgcttaaaagtttgtctatatgtactcgtatcaatttttatcaaatttgcgtactattttttgtagattttattttttatgaaaaaacggactgttggatttttatataaaaattactgaatattaaaaacaatattttctgtaaaataaaataagtttgaagccaatatttttaatttttgaaaagctatttgagccaaaagtaaatttttaccaagttttagtattgttttttttttagagttttattatttgtaaaaaaacagtcgattcgattttttttatttgacaaaatgtttaaaacaatatttcttataagataaaattaggcgtttgaagccaatattcaacatttttgaagagatatttgagtcgaaaatcaattttttccaacttttatacattttttttaagttttttattttttgtaaaaactctgtcaattcgatttttctcaaaatttgtcctaatgttgtattatctcaaagtttttaaaagatatttgagtcgaaaaaaatttgagtaaaaaagcagtcaattcgatttttttaaatgtaagtaaatgttgacaataatattttttgaaagataaaagtaaattaaagccaatatctcaaaatttgaaaagatatttgagtcgaaaataaatttttaccaacgtttttatttaattttttttaggtttttaatttttggtacaaaaactgttaattcgattttttcaaaattttactgaatgttaacaacaatatttcttataagataaaattaggttgaagccaatacctaaaatttttgaaaagatatttgagtcgaaaatcaatttttaccaaattttattaattttttataagcttttttttgtaaaaaaactgtcaattcgatttttctcaacatttttcagaatattaaaaacaatatttcttataagaaaaaataagtttgaagcccaaatttcaagtttttgaaaagatatttgaatcgatattcaatttttacgaactttgagtaggtaatgtttaaatttaaattttataaaaaaaactgtcaaatgtcaaaaacattattcttcgttgcacaaaattgttttagagatgaaatcatatttcagtcgtaatattttggaggtgacacatttttttttcagttttattgatttataaaaaaaaccgttatattgatttttttcaaaaagtatacctgtttggtatcacgttagaatatattatataaaatttaattcaagtctctagcgtttttggttcgtaagatatttagggttaaccaaaatgttcaccttttttttaaactgctatggtaaaaaaaaaacatacggtattttcttgagggccctttctgcatcttcctgccttattatctacataacaaaatttatttgaagtcgatatctcttctggttcttgagctatggaggacgaaaaaaacgtcgcgattgtacggacgtacgggtgtacgaacgtacgtacacacgcacgcacagacatctttctaaaaatcttttatttcgactctagggaccttaaaacgtcgaaaaatgtcaaaattttcagttcgacaaatcggacccattacaataacttcctatgggaagttaaaaatcaagttCACAAGCATCTGTTTGCTGAGATCTTGATTTCGTCCATTCTCTTCGAATCTTAATTCTACTGATAATGTTCTAGTGATCTGTGTCATTTATCAGACCATTATCTTGTAAAACCGCTGTTACAAGTGTTGCAGTAGCTCTGCATGATATATTAAATCTATCTCCCACCTTttctacattaaaaaaatatttgagattcGGACCAACTAAAGCAGTGGAGACATTTCTTTTTGGTAATCCTGTTTAAGCTTCAGTTTCAATGTCTTCTTGGGTATTTGAAGGGATATATTCTCTTTCATTGTTATCTATTTGTACGTCGGCCGCTATTTCAGATGTGCTTGAAGTTAAGGGGCATGAATATCTTTTTAAGGGATTTTTGAAACTTGATGGTTTCGGCAACATTGATATTCCCGATCATCATTTTTCTGACAAACCTTTGGTcttcaaatagtttttctcCGTCGctattcaatttattaattcGAAGCTCAAAACTTGGGATACTCTTCTGCCCTTGGGCGTTTTAAGAAGATCAATCCTTCtttcattgaatttaataatACTTGTCTTAACTAAAATCTACCAATTTCGGAATTGAAGCTAAGTCATATAGATTTCCATAACTCTTGTACCTGTGAAGTGAAATCTGCTTTTTTGTTGACACTCAAAATTGCAGTGACAGCACTTCTAAGAACATATTAGCGTTAGACATTTGAACGTCCTTGTGTTCCATAATAAATGAGAAtgtatataatattaataaaaacagatAAATTTAACGGgctatttattttgtagtttcaaaagtatagggttgGAATTTGACTTCTGTCAAAAGTCTgacattttcgaaaatgcattgcttaactatcgcacaacgcaaacaaatttttaaaatctactacaaaaatggcgaTTCTATAAAAGCCACATACAGtggtttaagaggagattatggatTACATTTATGccaaagacccgaatgtgttAAATCAtcgtatttttcaataattaatacTGTCTTACCGCGCATTATGGCGCGTTTGTATTTAGATCTACATCCATATTAAGGACAGCTGACATAACAACTGAAACCAGCTGACCAtgcgtcgtagatacgtcgaatgtgTGCTTAAACAACAACGATGGACGGCGATTTTTATAACAGAAGTTTTTTCAGCTACGAAGCACATTTTTCACTTTGTGGGTACCTAtgttaatatacaaaattgtcatatttgggttTCTGAGAATCttataataattgaaaagaGGCCACAGTTGCACAAGTGCACTCTTTGGCCTGCAGGTGTGATTGGAttttaattcttcgaaaacaacGATGGAAcaactgtcaccgtcaattcggagcattATGGTTATGATATGATAACCAACTCGCTTTTGCAAGAGGCTTTATTGCTAGAGGAATTTCGTGGCCACGTAATTTCTCGACGtggtgatatcaactggccaccaagatcatgtgatttgacaacaCTGGACTTATTTTTTTGGGGCTATGTGAAAAAACATGTTTACGAGGGTAACCTTCCACTATTTAGcactttaaaacaaacattcgtcaagttatggctgtgAGATACCGACCaatgtgtgtcaaaaagtggtcgaaaattacctcaagtGAATCGATGCTTGCTAAATAATCTGGTGGTGGTCATTCAAACGCTGCAATGTCTTACACATAATTCCAAAGAtcaaagttttttgtaaaaaagaaatatcattaataaaaatatttcatatgtgttttatttaggtttacttttaaaaccgcatGAATGAATAACCCTCTATAATGAATggttaagaataaattttgttaatttattgtaTCTTTTAAGGAAGTGTTGAATATAcatcattttgaaagaaatgcctgtcaaaacgaatattttattacttaaatatgtaaagttcaaaaattggtaatgataatgacaaTGGAATAATTAAATGCTACGATTAATGGTGTTTTCGGTaaatagtaaaatttgaaaaaaatatactgatACCTTATAAATTCTGTTTTCTgacttaattattttgaaaaccaatAAAGACTTTGATTTTAGAAATTTggttaatttgtaaaaaaattaaattgagaatttgttataaaataaagaagaaaattcaaaaaccgaAGTTGCATTTTATAAGCAGGTGCAGgaccatccctgcaattacttgCACACATTAATAGTTGAGATATGTAAGTCACTAAgtcctggttctctacggactgttgcaccacctaatttatttagttttagaaCCTTATAAATACATGCGAAAGTTTTGGGGAagaaaccgtttttttttc
It encodes:
- the LOC129942470 gene encoding protein embryonic gonad, whose translation is MNQLCKVCGEPAAGFHFGAFTCEGCKSFFGRTYNNISAIAGCKNNGDCVINKKNRTACKACRLRKCLLVGMSKSGSRYGRRSNWFKIHCLLQEQQSQHQQHGSSLANNSQQMTSNLEQLNHIHQQLQARQTYQDKTNPSIKTANLSPPAHLFLPAKYLNGSGSGGSISHTKSEPRLSSPSDSGASSADPDDNSSIRGVPDSPIEDRQFMKAFRSSSVEPLKVFSPKALSSKMSPFVAFPTSYGSKPILPPVLQPPITTTTTTTTTISLQDEPIDLSVKSQIQSQSRTTPQPTPPTPPPSTLDLPKPAPLDLTLVRSQPMSG